One stretch of Paenibacillus sp. AN1007 DNA includes these proteins:
- the urtA gene encoding urea ABC transporter substrate-binding protein — protein MKKRSFRLWGMLLGVCLMVTACVEGTVPPGAKGSEGAGNAAAAGETIKVGILHSLSGTMAISEVSVKDAEMLAIEEINAAGGVLGKPIEPVIEDGASDWPTFAEKAGKLLQQDKVAAVFGGWTSASRKAMLPVFEQNKGLLFYPVQYEGLESSPNIFYTGAATNQQIVPSVTWLLENRGRTFYLLGSDYVFPRTANQVIKAQLAAEGGEVVGEEYTPLGHTDYSTIISKIKAAKPDIVYNTLNGDSNAAFFKQLKDAGITSDELTTLSVSVAEEEIRGIGADVLKGHLASWNYYQTTETPENNNFVAKYKEKYGSDRVTADPIEAGYVAVYLWKAAVEKAGSTDVEKVKEAAKGLELDAPEGKVTVDGENQHIYKTVRIGEVQEDGQFKELWNSGSPVKPDPYLKTYEWGAALSDK, from the coding sequence TTGAAAAAGAGGTCGTTTCGATTATGGGGTATGCTTCTCGGTGTATGTCTGATGGTAACCGCATGTGTGGAAGGTACTGTTCCGCCTGGAGCTAAAGGTTCTGAGGGTGCGGGGAATGCAGCTGCGGCTGGTGAAACGATCAAGGTTGGCATTCTTCACTCCCTGAGCGGTACGATGGCCATTAGTGAAGTCTCGGTCAAAGATGCAGAGATGCTCGCGATTGAAGAGATTAACGCTGCGGGTGGTGTTCTGGGCAAACCCATTGAACCGGTCATTGAAGATGGTGCCTCGGATTGGCCTACTTTTGCCGAGAAGGCAGGGAAACTGCTGCAGCAGGATAAGGTGGCTGCTGTATTTGGCGGATGGACTTCAGCCAGTAGAAAAGCGATGCTTCCGGTGTTTGAGCAAAACAAGGGTCTGTTATTTTACCCTGTGCAGTATGAAGGTTTGGAATCCTCCCCTAATATTTTCTATACCGGTGCAGCGACCAATCAGCAGATTGTTCCGTCGGTAACTTGGCTGCTGGAGAACCGGGGCAGGACGTTTTATTTGCTCGGTTCGGATTATGTTTTCCCAAGGACGGCGAATCAGGTGATTAAAGCACAGCTTGCAGCAGAGGGTGGCGAAGTTGTGGGAGAGGAATATACACCGCTGGGACATACCGACTACAGTACAATCATCAGTAAAATCAAAGCGGCCAAACCGGATATCGTCTATAACACGTTAAACGGGGATAGCAATGCTGCTTTCTTCAAGCAGTTGAAGGATGCAGGGATCACTTCAGATGAGCTTACAACGCTGTCTGTAAGTGTGGCTGAAGAAGAGATTCGCGGAATCGGAGCAGACGTGCTTAAGGGGCATCTTGCTTCGTGGAACTATTACCAGACAACAGAAACACCTGAGAATAACAATTTTGTTGCGAAATATAAAGAGAAATATGGTTCGGACCGAGTTACGGCTGATCCGATTGAGGCTGGGTATGTGGCTGTTTACCTGTGGAAAGCAGCTGTAGAGAAGGCAGGATCAACGGATGTTGAGAAAGTGAAGGAAGCTGCCAAAGGGCTTGAGCTGGATGCGCCGGAAGGCAAAGTCACGGTGGATGGAGAAAATCAGCATATTTACAAAACGGTGCGTATCGGTGAAGTGCAGGAAGATGGTCAATTCAAGGAATTATGGAATTCGGGTTCGCCTGTGAAGCCTGATCCATATTTGAAAACATATGAGTGGGGAGCTGCTCTGAGTGATAAATAG
- a CDS encoding helix-turn-helix transcriptional regulator: protein MNAYPNITVIASLIADTSRSIFLSSLLDGRALPAGELAYMAGVSPQTASNHLAKLVDGGLLQVEQQGRHRYYRLANRDIADLIEKMAAIAPPVQIRSLKQSNQLQQLSYARTCYDHLAGKLGTSLCEALLRKGYLVEPKETHNKDFIMTEKGKQWFAEFGIQCQLKPGSRRAVARKCLDWSERRHHLSGLLGEQFVQRFLALDWIRQKPGHRSIEITVAGKAGLYEVLDISI from the coding sequence ATGAATGCATATCCGAATATCACTGTTATCGCTTCACTTATTGCCGACACAAGCCGCTCTATATTTCTCTCCTCCCTGCTGGATGGACGAGCGTTACCTGCAGGAGAGCTTGCCTATATGGCAGGGGTCAGTCCACAGACAGCAAGTAATCATCTCGCTAAACTCGTGGATGGCGGGCTGCTGCAGGTTGAACAGCAAGGTCGCCATCGCTATTACCGTCTTGCAAACCGGGACATTGCCGATCTGATTGAGAAAATGGCCGCCATTGCTCCACCGGTACAGATTCGCTCATTAAAACAATCCAATCAACTGCAGCAGTTAAGCTATGCTCGTACCTGTTACGATCACCTGGCCGGAAAACTCGGAACTTCCCTCTGTGAAGCGCTGCTCAGAAAAGGGTATCTGGTTGAACCGAAAGAAACCCATAATAAAGATTTTATAATGACAGAGAAAGGGAAGCAGTGGTTTGCCGAATTTGGTATTCAGTGTCAGTTAAAACCAGGGTCACGCCGAGCCGTTGCTCGTAAATGTCTGGATTGGAGCGAACGCCGTCACCACCTTTCCGGTTTGCTTGGTGAACAGTTTGTTCAGCGATTCCTTGCACTGGACTGGATTCGGCAAAAACCGGGTCATCGCTCTATCGAAATAACTGTTGCCGGAAAGGCAGGTTTATACGAAGTGTTGGATATTTCCATCTGA
- a CDS encoding Cof-type HAD-IIB family hydrolase: MKLFATDLDGTLLNRDSQISRENAEAIQKAQTSGMKVTIATGRVYSDVVEISRQGGIKTPIIGSNGATIHDENGERLFHLPFERETAASVMKWLEDQHIYYEASTQMGIYAPISSHETMLAELERVLGSRPGEDVERMIRSIKKHYSKKDYHRVTSHLEIPADAFIYNIMAFSMNPDKLQRGREYFSSRTDVAMVVSFEHNFEMQHPDVSKGNALAKLAAHFNIAMKDTAAIGDNFNDVSMLQMAGLGIAMGNAEPEIRALAKTITLTNTEHGVAHAIHSLLEGKPIAPAQAETTVTEGL; encoded by the coding sequence ATGAAATTGTTTGCTACCGATCTAGACGGAACATTGTTGAACCGAGACAGTCAGATCAGCCGGGAGAATGCGGAAGCTATTCAGAAGGCTCAAACGTCTGGAATGAAAGTAACGATTGCGACTGGACGTGTATATTCAGATGTTGTGGAGATCAGCCGCCAAGGTGGAATCAAAACCCCGATTATTGGCTCAAACGGCGCCACCATTCATGACGAGAACGGAGAACGGTTATTCCACCTTCCATTCGAACGCGAGACGGCTGCTTCTGTCATGAAGTGGCTGGAAGATCAGCATATTTACTATGAAGCTTCGACTCAGATGGGCATCTATGCCCCAATCAGCAGTCATGAAACCATGCTCGCGGAGTTGGAACGCGTACTTGGCTCAAGACCCGGGGAAGATGTAGAGCGTATGATCCGTTCGATCAAGAAACACTACAGCAAAAAAGATTATCACCGCGTGACCAGCCATCTTGAAATTCCAGCCGATGCCTTCATCTATAACATTATGGCCTTCTCGATGAATCCCGACAAACTCCAACGGGGACGTGAATACTTCTCCTCCAGAACCGATGTCGCGATGGTTGTATCCTTCGAGCATAACTTCGAGATGCAGCACCCGGATGTCTCCAAAGGGAACGCACTCGCCAAACTGGCAGCACATTTCAATATTGCGATGAAAGACACCGCAGCGATCGGAGATAACTTTAATGACGTTTCCATGCTGCAAATGGCAGGGCTGGGTATCGCCATGGGTAATGCCGAACCTGAAATCCGCGCCCTGGCCAAAACGATAACACTTACGAATACGGAGCATGGCGTTGCTCATGCGATTCACAGCTTGCTGGAAGGCAAACCTATCGCTCCTGCGCAGGCCGAAACTACCGTCACCGAAGGGCTGTAA
- the cmpA gene encoding cortex morphogenetic protein CmpA, with the protein MPQWLCNQLMRAFHKKDSRQIKLLNECWYFYRNKPSNGSSRSIENEI; encoded by the coding sequence TTGCCTCAATGGCTCTGCAACCAGCTCATGCGAGCGTTTCACAAAAAGGACAGCCGTCAGATCAAACTGCTGAACGAATGCTGGTACTTTTATCGCAACAAACCTTCCAACGGTTCATCGCGCAGTATAGAGAACGAAATTTAG
- a CDS encoding helix-turn-helix domain-containing protein — MQSIYERIEHLIAEKGMTKKAFCEQLKISTGNLGDWKRGKSIPSTNKLIEIASFFDVSLDWLMIGRLSKEAIVREKREDYFFDVLRQLDCQENELSAEEQSFISEYIEFTRYRRFKESKEGSFRYPSEQGEENELEQNNSERNKS; from the coding sequence ATGCAGTCAATCTATGAGCGAATTGAACACCTGATTGCCGAAAAAGGAATGACAAAGAAAGCATTCTGTGAACAGCTGAAGATCAGCACAGGTAATCTGGGTGACTGGAAGCGTGGTAAATCCATCCCGAGCACGAACAAATTGATTGAAATTGCTTCGTTTTTCGATGTGAGTCTGGACTGGCTTATGATCGGGCGTTTATCGAAAGAAGCGATTGTGCGGGAAAAGCGGGAGGATTATTTTTTTGACGTGCTGCGGCAATTGGATTGCCAGGAAAACGAATTGTCGGCTGAAGAACAGTCTTTTATCAGTGAATATATTGAGTTCACTCGTTATCGCAGATTCAAGGAAAGTAAAGAGGGCAGCTTTCGCTATCCATCCGAACAGGGTGAAGAGAACGAGTTAGAACAGAATAATTCAGAACGGAACAAGAGCTGA
- a CDS encoding helix-turn-helix transcriptional regulator → MQSIYERIEHLIAEKGMTKKAFCEQLKISTGNLGDWKRGKSIPSTNKLIEIASFFDVSLDWLMIGRLSKEAIVREKREDYFFNVLRQLDCQESELSAAEQAFISEYIEFTRYRKLKESKEGSAYRYPSEPSDDGGDKNADQQER, encoded by the coding sequence ATGCAGTCGATCTATGAGCGAATCGAACACCTGATTGCCGAAAAAGGAATGACAAAGAAAGCATTCTGTGAACAGCTGAAGATCAGCACAGGTAATCTGGGTGACTGGAAGCGGGGGAAATCCATCCCAAGCACGAATAAATTGATTGAAATTGCTTCGTTTTTCGATGTGAGTCTGGACTGGCTTATGATTGGGCGTTTATCGAAAGAAGCGATTGTGCGGGAAAAGCGGGAGGATTATTTTTTTAACGTGCTGCGGCAATTGGATTGCCAGGAAAGTGAATTGTCGGCTGCGGAACAGGCTTTTATCAGTGAATATATTGAGTTCACTCGTTATCGTAAATTGAAAGAAAGCAAAGAAGGCAGCGCATATCGTTATCCATCTGAACCCAGTGATGATGGTGGTGACAAGAATGCGGATCAACAAGAACGGTAG
- the urtC gene encoding urea ABC transporter permease subunit UrtC has product MCLAPLVSTEFRLSLLAKFLALAILAIGLDLIWGYGGVLSLGHGVFFGLGGYAMAMYLKLQAGGAIPDFMGWSGLSGLPWFWEPFRSFPAAIFLGIAIPAMLAFVLAWFTFRNRITGVYFTILTQALVLITVTLFVGKQEWTGGTNGITGYQTIFGFKLHAAGTTIVLYYITLIVLVLAYVFCRRIVNSRFGQVLEAARDGENRVRFLGFDPAGYKTLAFALSGALAGIAGMLFVLQVGIISPSMMGIVPSIEMVLWVALGGRGTLIGAVIGTVMLNAAKTGISEAYPEGWLFVVGGLFVTVVLFMPNGIVGVYRNVVHMVRRRGESSHVQTASKKRKIFGASGDTGR; this is encoded by the coding sequence ATGTGCCTTGCACCACTGGTCTCTACAGAATTTCGCCTCAGCTTGTTAGCTAAGTTTCTGGCGCTGGCCATTCTGGCAATTGGACTTGACCTGATCTGGGGATACGGGGGCGTGCTTAGTCTTGGACACGGGGTGTTTTTTGGTCTTGGCGGCTATGCTATGGCGATGTATCTGAAGCTTCAAGCTGGTGGAGCGATCCCGGATTTCATGGGCTGGAGTGGTCTCAGTGGATTGCCGTGGTTCTGGGAGCCGTTCCGTTCATTCCCGGCAGCGATTTTCCTTGGCATTGCCATTCCCGCTATGCTTGCTTTTGTGCTGGCGTGGTTCACGTTTCGTAATCGAATTACCGGGGTGTATTTTACCATCCTGACTCAAGCTCTTGTTCTTATTACGGTGACGTTATTTGTAGGCAAACAGGAATGGACGGGCGGTACAAACGGGATAACGGGTTACCAGACGATTTTTGGGTTTAAGCTTCATGCAGCGGGCACCACGATTGTGCTGTACTATATCACTCTTATTGTTCTGGTGCTCGCATATGTGTTCTGCCGCCGGATAGTGAACAGCCGTTTTGGGCAGGTGCTTGAAGCTGCGCGTGATGGAGAAAATCGGGTTCGATTTCTGGGGTTTGACCCCGCAGGTTATAAAACGCTTGCCTTTGCCTTGTCGGGTGCACTTGCGGGAATAGCAGGCATGCTGTTTGTGCTGCAGGTGGGCATTATCTCGCCATCCATGATGGGCATCGTACCTTCCATTGAGATGGTGCTGTGGGTTGCCTTGGGGGGACGCGGGACCCTGATTGGCGCGGTCATTGGTACTGTCATGTTGAATGCGGCTAAAACGGGGATAAGTGAGGCTTATCCGGAGGGGTGGCTGTTCGTGGTTGGTGGGCTTTTTGTCACCGTTGTTTTGTTCATGCCGAATGGCATTGTGGGTGTATACCGAAATGTCGTCCATATGGTACGTCGGAGAGGGGAGAGTTCGCATGTCCAGACTGCTTCGAAAAAACGGAAAATCTTTGGAGCCTCAGGTGATACTGGCCGCTGA
- the urtD gene encoding urea ABC transporter ATP-binding protein UrtD — protein MSRLLRKNGKSLEPQVILAAEEVTVTFGGFTAVKGMNLKLFERDLHFLIGPNGAGKTTMLDVICGKTKPVSGSVKLVDGTELTRLREHQIVRKGVGRKFQAPSVFPSLTVEENLTLAAETKRSPLRTIGIHRRGKRGEVIERVMLQTGLQDRINERAGALSHGEKQWLEIGMLLLQEPQVLLLDEPAAGMTDEETYKTGRLLQDIAAERSVVVVEHDMEFVREFAAKVTVMHEGQLLKEGTMAEVQADPRVAEVYLGQRGKANADAAER, from the coding sequence ATGTCCAGACTGCTTCGAAAAAACGGAAAATCTTTGGAGCCTCAGGTGATACTGGCCGCTGAGGAGGTCACGGTGACCTTTGGTGGTTTTACTGCAGTTAAAGGCATGAATCTGAAGCTGTTTGAACGTGATCTGCATTTCTTGATCGGACCTAATGGTGCCGGGAAAACGACGATGCTGGATGTGATTTGCGGCAAAACCAAACCGGTATCCGGTTCGGTAAAGCTGGTGGACGGAACGGAACTGACGAGGCTGAGAGAACATCAGATTGTTCGTAAAGGAGTGGGTCGCAAGTTTCAGGCGCCTTCCGTATTCCCCAGCCTGACGGTGGAAGAGAATCTGACGCTGGCGGCGGAGACGAAGCGTTCTCCCCTTCGAACGATCGGAATCCATAGACGTGGCAAAAGGGGGGAGGTAATCGAGCGTGTCATGCTTCAGACGGGCCTGCAGGATCGAATCAACGAGCGGGCAGGTGCGCTGTCTCATGGAGAGAAGCAGTGGCTGGAGATCGGAATGCTGCTGCTTCAGGAGCCGCAGGTGCTGCTGCTTGATGAACCGGCCGCAGGTATGACGGATGAGGAAACCTATAAGACGGGACGACTGCTGCAGGATATTGCGGCCGAACGTTCGGTCGTTGTTGTGGAGCATGACATGGAGTTTGTAAGGGAGTTTGCAGCGAAGGTGACGGTGATGCACGAAGGACAGCTGCTCAAGGAAGGCACGATGGCTGAAGTGCAGGCTGATCCAAGGGTAGCTGAGGTATATTTGGGCCAAAGGGGGAAGGCAAATGCTGACGCTGCAGAACGTTGA
- a CDS encoding DeoR/GlpR family DNA-binding transcription regulator: MFQEERMQLIIEHLRKHNRISAEEIVSLFDVSRDTARRDLIKLEEQEAIIRTRGGAILPSPPQEFKTYQDRLKHITEEKRAIGKLAAALVRSGETIILDSSTTVQSCAENLNGKSCTVITNSLYSAELLSNHTAVQIRLLGGKLDKEQRYVYGTPVIETLSHYYADKAFIGIGGLTMDGFSASEEEGKIKHQMMKSAKSVIVLADHSKMGKRYGFRFADWSLVNVLITDQWPAQEWLDFLKEQKVEILIPEPIQDKEL; this comes from the coding sequence TTGTTTCAAGAAGAACGCATGCAGCTCATTATAGAGCACCTACGCAAGCATAATCGCATTTCGGCTGAAGAGATCGTGTCTTTATTCGATGTCTCGCGAGATACTGCACGCAGGGATCTGATTAAACTTGAAGAGCAGGAGGCCATCATTCGCACACGCGGCGGTGCTATTCTCCCCTCTCCACCACAAGAGTTCAAGACTTACCAAGACCGGCTCAAACATATTACTGAGGAAAAACGAGCCATAGGCAAATTGGCCGCTGCTCTCGTCCGTTCAGGTGAAACGATAATTTTGGATTCCTCCACGACAGTACAGAGCTGCGCAGAGAATCTGAACGGGAAATCCTGCACCGTCATTACCAATTCGTTATATTCTGCTGAACTGTTATCCAATCATACTGCAGTCCAGATTCGACTGCTCGGGGGCAAGCTGGATAAAGAGCAGCGTTATGTCTATGGAACACCTGTTATCGAGACACTGTCTCACTACTATGCAGATAAAGCCTTTATTGGGATCGGCGGCCTCACGATGGATGGATTCAGTGCATCCGAAGAGGAAGGCAAGATCAAACATCAAATGATGAAGTCTGCCAAAAGTGTAATTGTACTTGCCGACCATTCCAAGATGGGCAAGCGATACGGTTTTCGTTTTGCAGACTGGTCACTCGTTAATGTGTTAATTACAGATCAATGGCCGGCTCAGGAGTGGCTGGATTTTTTGAAGGAACAAAAGGTTGAAATTCTGATTCCCGAACCAATACAAGACAAGGAGTTGTAA
- a CDS encoding hydrolase/acyltransferase, with the protein MPTMRYVILQQEQQLQFVEMPADYAYQLSALNLRLHKEIDKLTAADVPVLPWAVAECDRLDLLNENLSIIGGLDYINALEERFAALRESNYPLISLLTEIRALQAQLEQWYEEEMESL; encoded by the coding sequence ATGCCTACAATGCGCTATGTCATCCTGCAGCAGGAGCAGCAATTGCAGTTTGTGGAAATGCCTGCGGACTATGCTTATCAACTCAGTGCGCTCAATCTGCGTCTGCACAAAGAAATCGATAAACTTACGGCAGCAGATGTACCTGTTCTACCCTGGGCTGTTGCCGAATGCGACCGTCTCGATCTGCTGAACGAAAACTTGTCCATAATCGGCGGCCTTGATTATATCAACGCCCTTGAAGAGCGTTTCGCCGCGCTGCGTGAAAGTAATTATCCGCTGATATCCCTGCTCACCGAAATCCGGGCGCTGCAGGCTCAGTTGGAACAGTGGTATGAAGAAGAGATGGAGTCACTCTGA
- the urtB gene encoding urea ABC transporter permease subunit UrtB, with product MEMFILQIFNGLSISSILLLIALGLAVTFGLMNVINMAHGELIMIGAYATYVTQNLFMSYAPASWFDMYFAAALPLAFGTAALIGWLLEVVLIRHLYGRPLDSLLATWGVGMMLQQLARTIFGAPNVGVSSPVWLNGGWMISEGIIFPYKRVFILALVAAVLMCMYLYIYRTASGRRMRAVMQNRNMAGCLGISTRRVDGMTFAIGSGIAGIAGCALTLIGPIGPSLGTYYIVDAFMVVVLGGVGKLVGTVCGALGIGMFNTLFETYTSASIGKVLVFVCIVAFLQWKPRGLVAIRTRSLD from the coding sequence GTGGAGATGTTTATTCTACAAATATTCAACGGTCTCAGCATAAGCTCGATTCTGCTGTTGATTGCTCTGGGACTCGCGGTCACATTTGGTTTGATGAATGTTATCAATATGGCACATGGCGAATTGATTATGATTGGCGCATATGCGACTTATGTGACGCAAAACCTGTTTATGTCATATGCTCCGGCGTCCTGGTTCGATATGTATTTTGCGGCTGCGCTGCCTCTTGCATTTGGTACAGCCGCTTTGATCGGGTGGCTGCTGGAAGTGGTTTTGATCAGGCATCTGTATGGCAGGCCGCTGGACAGTTTGCTCGCCACCTGGGGAGTAGGTATGATGCTGCAGCAGTTGGCTCGCACTATATTTGGGGCCCCAAATGTGGGTGTATCCAGCCCTGTCTGGCTGAATGGAGGATGGATGATTTCGGAGGGGATTATTTTTCCGTATAAGCGAGTGTTTATCCTTGCGCTTGTAGCCGCAGTACTGATGTGCATGTACCTCTACATCTATCGCACGGCTTCCGGCAGACGGATGAGGGCGGTGATGCAGAATCGGAACATGGCCGGCTGTCTGGGGATCTCCACGCGCCGGGTGGATGGCATGACGTTTGCGATTGGTTCAGGTATTGCAGGCATTGCGGGCTGTGCTTTAACGCTGATCGGGCCGATTGGCCCTTCGCTGGGCACATACTACATTGTGGATGCCTTTATGGTTGTTGTGCTTGGAGGAGTGGGGAAATTAGTGGGTACAGTGTGCGGTGCACTTGGCATCGGCATGTTTAATACGCTTTTCGAAACATATACTTCGGCATCAATCGGCAAAGTGCTTGTGTTTGTATGCATCGTCGCATTTTTGCAATGGAAGCCTCGAGGCTTGGTTGCTATTCGCACGCGAAGCTTGGATTAA
- a CDS encoding SprT family protein, which produces MENKELQQWIEQVSLEHFGVPFTHEAIFNRRLTTTGGRYMLKSHRIEINPHQLEVYGKDEVEKIIKHELCHYHLHIRGRGYQHRDPEFKALLQKVGGSRFCQSLPGDKGRKPLPYRYKLICKGCGMEYLRKRKIDPKRYRCGRCSGKLTLQSI; this is translated from the coding sequence ATGGAAAACAAGGAACTGCAGCAATGGATCGAGCAGGTTTCACTGGAGCATTTCGGAGTTCCGTTTACCCATGAAGCGATATTTAACCGTCGTTTAACGACAACGGGCGGGCGGTATATGCTCAAAAGCCATCGGATTGAAATTAATCCGCATCAGCTGGAAGTGTACGGGAAGGATGAGGTTGAGAAAATTATAAAACATGAACTGTGCCACTATCATCTGCATATTCGAGGACGGGGATATCAGCATCGGGACCCGGAATTCAAGGCACTTTTGCAGAAGGTAGGCGGCTCAAGGTTCTGTCAGTCTCTTCCCGGGGACAAAGGCAGGAAGCCGCTTCCGTATCGGTACAAGCTGATATGTAAGGGCTGCGGGATGGAGTATCTGCGTAAACGGAAAATAGATCCAAAGCGTTATCGCTGTGGGCGATGTTCGGGGAAATTGACGCTTCAAAGCATCTAA
- a CDS encoding flavin reductase family protein, whose amino-acid sequence MNNHIQQQNKSKRTSEWAQANEHETINPSILYYGTPVIILSTLNQDGSTNLSPLSSSWALGDCLVLGVGAQGKAYENLLRHSECVINLPDVSLWENVEALGRTTGSSPVPEAKKQMGYTFCRDKFAAAGLTPQSSVLAAPDRITECPLQIEAAVQHIRIPEHTPFMAIVEAKAIKVHAHTRLISGINRIDPERWHPLIYNFRHYYGLGERRGENFRTER is encoded by the coding sequence ATGAATAACCATATACAGCAGCAGAACAAGTCAAAACGAACTTCGGAATGGGCACAGGCGAATGAACACGAAACGATTAATCCAAGTATTTTATACTACGGTACACCCGTCATTATCCTCAGCACATTAAATCAAGACGGGTCCACGAATCTTTCTCCGCTATCATCATCCTGGGCGCTGGGTGATTGTCTCGTGCTGGGTGTAGGCGCACAGGGCAAAGCTTATGAAAACCTCCTTCGTCATTCCGAATGTGTTATTAACCTGCCGGATGTCTCGCTGTGGGAGAACGTTGAGGCACTAGGACGGACAACGGGCAGTTCTCCCGTGCCGGAAGCTAAGAAACAGATGGGTTACACGTTCTGCCGTGATAAATTCGCCGCAGCTGGATTAACGCCCCAAAGTTCAGTTCTCGCAGCACCCGATAGAATCACGGAATGTCCGCTTCAGATCGAAGCTGCAGTACAGCATATACGCATTCCGGAACATACCCCGTTTATGGCGATTGTAGAAGCGAAAGCCATAAAAGTACATGCCCATACTCGTCTGATCTCGGGGATCAACAGGATTGATCCTGAGCGGTGGCATCCGTTAATTTATAATTTCCGGCATTATTACGGACTTGGGGAAAGACGGGGTGAAAATTTTCGGACCGAGCGTTAG